In Vigna unguiculata cultivar IT97K-499-35 chromosome 3, ASM411807v1, whole genome shotgun sequence, a single genomic region encodes these proteins:
- the LOC114176929 gene encoding small ribosomal subunit protein S13, mitochondrial: protein MFGSARIFSDVALRLRQNLSLRGVRVQNINIGGGMGGEIPDNKRLEYALQHLHGIGRSKAHHIVCELGVENKFVKDLSKRELYSIRELLSKYLIGNDLKKCVERDVVRLVGIQCYRGIRHVDNLPCRGQRTHTNARTRRSRKTFSGSR, encoded by the exons ATGTTCGGCTCCGCGCGAATCTTCTCCGACGTCGCTCTCCGCCTCCGCCAAAACCTATCG CTTCGAGGTGTGCGCGTGCAGAATATCAACATCGGAGGCGGTATGGGAGGCGAGATTCCCGACAACAAGCGTCTGGAGTACGCTCTCCAGCACCTGCACGGAATAGGGCGCTCGAAAGCGCACCACATTGTGTGCGAGCTCGGCGTTGAGAACAAATTCGTGAAGGATCTCAGCAAGAGGGAACTCTATTCCATTCGCGAGTTGCTCTCCAAGTACTTGATCGGAAACGATTTG AAAAAGTGCGTTGAGAGAGATGTGGTAAGGTTGGTGGGCATTCAGTGCTACCGAGGGATCAGGCATGTGGATAACTTACCCTGCCGTGGACAAAGGACTCATACGAATGCACGCACCAGGAGGAGCCGGAAAACTTTCTCTGGATCGAGATAG
- the LOC114178843 gene encoding probable tyrosine-protein phosphatase DSP4 translates to MKFDNSNGQPTLAAHLPPPQEDSTDAEADEIFVPPLNFAMVDNGIFRSGFPNSANFGFLKSLRLRSVICLCPEPYPETTSEFLKDNGIRLYQFGIDGCKEPFVNIPNNTIREALKVALDVKNHPLLIHCKRGKHRTGCLVGCIRRLQRWCLSSVFDEYQRFAGAKARVSDQRFIELFDISCLKHHQLPFSCSRK, encoded by the exons ATGAAGTTCGACAACTCCAACGGCCAGCCGACCCTAGCCGCCCACCTTCCGCCGCCGCAGGAGGACAGCACCGACGCCGAAGCCGATGAGATATTCGTCCCGCCCCTCAACTTCGCCATGGTCGACAACGGCATTTTTCGGTCCGGCTTTCCCAATTCTGCTAATTTCGGTTTCCTGAAATCGCTCCGTCTTCGTTCCGTAAT ATGTTTGTGTCCTGAACCGTATCCAGAAACGACGTCGGAATTTTTGAAGGACAACGGAATAAGGCTTTATCAGTTCGGGATCGATGGCTGTAAG GAACCCTTTGTCAACATCCCAAATAATACAATTCGGGAAGCTTTGAAAGTAGCCCTCG ATGTTAAAAACCATCCCCTTTTGATTCATTGTAAACGAGGAAAG CACCGCACTGGTTGCCTTGTGGGATGCATAAGAAGATTGCAGAGATGGTGTCTATCATCTGTTTTTGATGAGTACCAAAGGTTTGCAGGTGCCAAAGCAAGGGTGTCAGACCAGAGGTTCATCGAATTATTTGATATATCCTGTTTGAAGCACCACCAACTCCCATTTTCATGCTCAAggaaatag
- the LOC114178842 gene encoding protein CLMP1: MGKSGGRRKKGGSNPNQGVVDNLGSGVGVPTANGGSELLDSSIFLKKANEMKEEGNKRFQNKDYAGALEQYESALRLTPKTHPDRAVFHSNRAACLMQMKPIDYEAVISECTMALQVQPRFVRALLRRARAYEAVGKYEMAVQDVQFLLGADPSNRDALEIAQRLRTALGPRQEAQQDLQSRPSPAALGASAVRGAPIAGLGPCLPARPVAKKGANSAVGSVVLPNSNKLDSKAQPVLPTENGSDNKSHLPKLVLKPSSGSPKPSNPGKDDQKEQSSGIHGQRSQAAILWRPLKLVYDHDIRLAQMPVNCNFRVLRDVVSKRFPSSSSVLIKYKDCDGDLVTITSTDELRLAESSVDNHLLKELGEVKSDSVSMLRLHIVEVSPEQEPPLLEEEEEKPVENEGVKGDESGSHSSLGESASEVPDSEVDKTEKEAPKEKQGATGDTESKEVEMDDWLFEFAQLFRSHVGIDPDAHIDLHELGMELCSEALEETVTSEEAQDLFDKAASKFQEVAALAFFNWGNVHMCAARKRIPLDESAGKEVVAEQLQVAYEWVKEKYSLARQKYEEALSIKSDFYEGLLALGQQQFEMAKLHWSFALAKKIDLSGWDSKETLQLFDSAEEKMKAATDMWEKLEEQRAKELKDPNATKKDELLRRRKKQGGTSEGESSAGQGDISAEEAAEQAAVMRSQIHLFWGNMLFERSQVECKLGMSGWKENLDAATERFKLAGASEADISMVLKNHSSNGDAKDGDDKKVENTRHNKTIKPDINKANEV, from the coding sequence ATGGGGAAATCAGGGGGTAGGAGAAAGAAGGGTGGTTCGAACCCAAACCAGGGTGTGGTTGATAATTTGGGTTCAGGTGTTGGTGTCCCAACGGCTAACGGTGGGTCGGAGTTGTTGGATTCGTCGATATTTTTGAAGAAGGCGAATGAGATGAAAGAGGAAGGGAATAAGAGGTTCCAGAATAAGGACTATGCCGGTGCTCTTGAACAGTACGAGAGTGCCCTTCGTTTAACCCCCAAAACGCACCCTGACAGAGCCGTTTTCCACAGCAACAGGGCGGCGTGTTTGATGCAGATGAAGCCCATAGATTATGAAGCTGTGATTTCTGAGTGCACCATGGCGCTTCAGGTCCAGCCCCGCTTTGTCCGGGCCCTTCTTCGCCGGGCCCGTGCCTACGAGGCTGTCGGGAAGTATGAAATGGCTGTGCAGGATGTGCAGTTCTTGTTGGGTGCTGATCCTAGTAACCGTGATGCTTTGGAGATCGCTCAGAGATTGAGGACTGCGTTGGGCCCGCGCCAGGAAGCCCAGCAGGACCTCCAAAGTCGACCCTCTCCAGCTGCTCTTGGCGCTTCCGCCGTCCGTGGCGCCCCTATTGCTGGATTGGGGCCCTGTTTGCCAGCCCGGCCAGTGGCGAAGAAGGGAGCCAATTCAGCAGTTGGATCTGTTGTGTTGCCTAATAGTAACAAGCTAGACAGCAAGGCACAACCGGTTTTGCCGACTGAAAATGGTTCTGATAACAAGTCCCACTTGCCAAAACTGGTGTTGAAGCCTTCAAGTGGTTCTCCAAAGCCATCTAACCCTGGGAAGGATGACCAGAAGGAACAGTCTTCGGGCATTCATGGGCAGCGTTCTCAGGCTGCAATTCTGTGGAGACCGTTGAAGCTTGTTTATGATCATGACATTAGGCTCGCACAGATGCCTGTCAATTGCAACTTTAGAGTACTGAGGGATGTAGTGAGCAAAAGATTTCCTTCGTCAAGTTCTGTTCTGATCAAATATAAGGATTGCGACGGTGATCTGGTGACTATAACCTCTACTGATGAACTCAGACTGGCAGAGTCTAGTGTTGATAACCATCTCCTCAAAGAACTTGGGGAAGTTAAAAGTGATTCTGTTTCAATGCTGAGACTGCATATTGTTGAAGTTAGTCCGGAGCAGGAACCACCTTTAttggaagaagaggaagaaaaaccAGTTGAGAATGAAGGGGTCAAGGGAGATGAGAGCGGATCTCATTCTTCCCTAGGCGAATCTGCCTCTGAAGTTCCTGACAGTGAGGTTGATAAGACAGAGAAGGAGGCTCCAAAGGAAAAGCAAGGAGCTACTGGAGATACTGAAAGCAAAGAGGTGGAGATGGATGATTGGTTGTTTGAGTTTGCTCAGCTTTTCCGCTCACATGTTGGTATTGATCCAGACGCTCATATTGACTTGCATGAGCTTGGGATGGAGCTTTGTTCTGAGGCACTCGAGGAAACAGTAACTAGTGAGGAGGCCCAGGATCTATTTGACAAGGCTGCTTCAAAGTTTCAGGAGGTTGCTGCTTTAGCTTTCTTCAACTGGGGTAATGTTCACATGTGTGCAGCTAGGAAGCGGATCCCTCTGGATGAGTCAGCTGGGAAAGAGGTTGTGGCTGAGCAGCTTCAAGTGGCTTATGAATGGGTCAAGGAAAAGTATTCGTTGGCAAGACAGAAGTACGAGGAAGCACTCTCGATCAAATCAGACTTTTATGAGGGACTGTTGGCTCTGGGGCAGCAGCAATTTGAAATGGCTAAACTTCATTGGTCTTTTGCACTTGCTAAGAAGATAGATCTATCTGGCTGGGATTCTAAGGAGACACTTCAACTTTTTGACAGCGCCGAGGAGAAGATGAAAGCCGCAACAGATATGTGGGAGAAACTAGAGGAGCAGAGAGCAAAAGAGCTAAAGGACCCAAATGCAACCAAGAAAGATGAATTattgagaagaagaaagaaacaagGAGGTACTAGTGAAGGTGAGTCCTCCGCTGGTCAGGGTGATATATCTGCAGAAGAAGCTGCTGAGCAAGCAGCTGTCATGAGATCTCAAATTCACCTCTTCTGGGGTAATATGCTTTTTGAAAGATCCCAAGTTGAATGCAAATTAGGAATGAGTGGTTGGAAGGAAAACCTGGATGCTGCAACTGAACGCTTTAAGCTTGCAGGAGCTTCTGAAGCAGATATTTCCATGGTTCTAAAGAATCATTCCTCAAATGGTGATGCTAAAGATGGAGATGATAAAAAGGTTGAGAACACACGGCACAATAAGACCATTAAACCAGATATCAATAAGGCTAATGAAGTATGA
- the LOC114176120 gene encoding 1-aminocyclopropane-1-carboxylate oxidase-like has product MENFPVVDMGNLNNEERGATMEKIKDACENWGFFELVNHGISVELMDTVERVTKEHYERCMEQRFKEMVESKGLECAESEINDMDWESTFFLRHLPESNISEIPDLGEEQRKVMKEFAVELEKLAEQVLELVCENLGLEKGYLKKVFYGSKGPNFGTKVSNYPPCPKPELIKGLRAHTDAGGIILLFQDHKVSGLQLLKDGHWIDVPPMRHSIVINLGDQLEVITNGKYKSVMHRVITQSDGNRMSIASFYNPGNDAVIAPAEALVKEDENTKVYPKFVFDDYMKLYAGLKFQAKEPRFEAMKAIQSSTVNFGPIATV; this is encoded by the exons aTGGAGAATTTTCCAGTTGTTGACATGGGGAACCTTAACAATGAAGAGAGAGGAGCAACCATGGAGAAAATAAAGGACGCCTGCGAGAACTGGGGTTTCTTCGAG CTGGTGAACCATGGAATATCCGTAGAGTTGATGGACACTGTGGAGAGGGTGACGAAAGAGCACTACGAAAGGTGTATGGAGCAAAGGTTCAAGGAAATGGTGGAAAGCAAAGGTTTGGAGTGTGCAGAGTCCGAAATCAATGACATGGATTGGGAAAGCACCTTCTTTTTGCGGCATCTTCCTGAGTCTAACATTTCAGAGATCCCTGATCTGGGCGAAGAACAGAGGAAGGTGATGAAGGAGTTTGCAGTGGAACTGGAGAAACTGGCTGAGCAAGTTCTTGAGTTGGTGTGTGAGAATCTTGGGCTGGAGAAAGGGTATCTGAAGAAGGTGTTTTATGGGTCAAAGGGACCAAATTTTGGGACGAAAGTGAGTAACTACCCTCCTTGTCCGAAGCCAGAGCTGATAAAGGGTCTGAGAGCTCACACAGATGCTGGTGGCATCATTCTACTGTTTCAAGATCACAAGGTCAGTGGATTGCAGCTCCTCAAAGATGGCCACTGGATCGATGTTCCCCCAATGCGCCACTCCATTGTCATCAACCTTGGGGACCAACTCGAG GTGATTACGAATGGAAAATACAAGAGTGTGATGCACCGTGTGATTACACAGAGCGATGGGAACAGAATGTCCATAGCGTCGTTTTACAATCCGGGGAATGATGCAGTGATAGCTCCAGCAGAAGCGTTGGTGAAGGAAGATGAGAATACCAAAGTTTATCCCAAATTTGTTTTTGATGATTACATGAAGCTCTATGCTGGGCTTAAATTCCAGGCCAAAGAGCCCAGGTTTGAAGCTATGAAGGCCATCCAATCATCCACCGTTAATTTTGGCCCAATAGCAACTGTCTAA